A section of the Pedobacter sp. HDW13 genome encodes:
- the ffh gene encoding signal recognition particle protein, producing MFDNLQDKLDRAFKVLKGQGSITEINVAETMKEIRKALLDADVNYKTAKAFTDDVRQKALGQNVLTAVSPGQLLTKIMNDELAALMGGEVTELDTKANPTIILIAGLNGAGKTTFAGKLALHLKGKGKKPLLVAGDMYRPAAVDQLEVLGTTVGVSVYANRASNDPVGIALEGIAHGKQNGNNVIIIDTAGRLAIDESLMNEISEVKAKTNPHEILFVVDAMTGQDAVNTAKVFNDRLDFTGVVLTKLDGDTRGGAALSIKSVVNKPIKFIGTGEKMEALDVFYPDRMASRILGMGDVVSLVERAQMQFDEKEAAELQKKIRKNKFDFNDFYNQIQQIKKMGNMKDLMGMIPGVGKMMKNVDIQDDAFKSIEAIINSMTPFEKENPDAIQQSRRLRIAKGSGSKVEEVTKLIKQFEDMRKMMKQFSNPAAAAAMMKGMPKMPFGR from the coding sequence TTGATAATTTACAGGACAAGCTAGACAGAGCATTTAAAGTATTAAAAGGACAAGGCAGCATTACGGAAATCAACGTGGCAGAAACCATGAAAGAGATTCGTAAAGCATTATTAGATGCCGACGTTAACTATAAAACCGCAAAAGCATTTACTGATGATGTAAGGCAAAAAGCTTTAGGGCAAAATGTACTTACAGCGGTTTCGCCAGGCCAGTTGCTTACCAAGATCATGAACGATGAGCTTGCAGCCTTAATGGGCGGCGAGGTTACCGAACTAGATACTAAAGCAAACCCAACTATTATTTTAATTGCAGGTTTAAACGGTGCGGGTAAAACCACATTTGCCGGTAAACTTGCCTTGCATTTAAAAGGTAAAGGCAAAAAGCCTTTATTGGTTGCAGGCGATATGTACCGCCCTGCTGCTGTTGATCAGTTAGAGGTTTTAGGTACTACGGTTGGCGTATCTGTTTATGCCAACCGTGCATCAAACGATCCTGTGGGCATTGCTTTAGAAGGTATTGCACATGGTAAACAAAATGGAAATAATGTAATCATTATCGATACCGCCGGCCGTTTAGCGATCGACGAATCGTTGATGAACGAAATATCTGAGGTTAAGGCTAAAACCAATCCACACGAGATTTTATTCGTAGTAGATGCAATGACTGGTCAAGATGCGGTAAATACAGCTAAAGTATTTAACGACCGCTTAGACTTTACTGGTGTTGTTTTAACCAAATTAGATGGTGATACCCGTGGTGGTGCGGCCCTTTCAATTAAATCGGTAGTAAACAAACCGATTAAATTTATTGGTACCGGCGAGAAAATGGAAGCACTTGATGTTTTCTATCCTGATCGTATGGCTTCGCGTATTTTGGGTATGGGTGATGTGGTTTCCCTTGTTGAACGTGCTCAAATGCAGTTTGACGAGAAAGAGGCGGCAGAACTTCAGAAAAAAATCCGTAAGAATAAATTCGATTTCAACGATTTCTATAACCAGATTCAGCAAATCAAGAAAATGGGTAACATGAAAGATTTGATGGGCATGATTCCAGGGGTTGGCAAAATGATGAAAAATGTAGATATACAGGATGATGCATTTAAATCAATCGAAGCTATTATTAACTCGATGACCCCATTCGAAAAAGAAAACCCTGACGCCATTCAGCAAAGCCGCCGTTTACGCATTGCAAAAGGTTCGGGCAGCAAAGTAGAAGAAGTTACCAAGCTGATTAAACAGTTTGAAGATATGCGCAAAATGATGAAGCAGTTTTCGAACCCCGCAGCAGCGGCAGCCATGATGAAAGGTATGCCTAAAATGCCATTTGGTAGATAG
- a CDS encoding nitrilase family protein: MGNLKVAAVQFENASGDKVYNLSVIEEIVSQASRSGVEVIAFHECSVTGYSFARKLSRSEMLTLSEVIPNGPSVTALIDMANKYKITILAGLFEKDEYENMFKAYVCVNETGLIAKHRKLHPFINSNLLPGTSYTIFEIKGWKCGILICYDNNVIENVRATALLGAEIIFMPHVTMCTPSPRPGAGFVDAELWKEKDKNAAVLRSEFDGDKGRNWLMKWLPARAYDNGIYAVFCNPIGMDDDQLKNGCSMIINPFGEIVAECRTMENEFIVAELCKDGLEMSGGFRYKNARRPDLYGEILASPHTPDQQVAWLKK; this comes from the coding sequence GCCAAGCATCAAGATCTGGGGTCGAGGTTATTGCTTTTCATGAATGCTCTGTGACGGGCTATTCATTTGCAAGAAAACTTAGCCGGAGTGAAATGCTTACCTTATCAGAGGTGATACCAAACGGCCCTTCGGTAACCGCTCTGATTGACATGGCAAATAAGTATAAAATTACAATTCTAGCCGGCCTTTTTGAAAAGGATGAATATGAAAATATGTTCAAAGCGTATGTTTGCGTCAATGAGACCGGACTTATTGCTAAACACCGTAAACTTCATCCTTTCATCAATTCTAACTTATTGCCAGGTACATCCTATACAATCTTTGAAATTAAGGGTTGGAAATGTGGAATTTTGATATGCTATGACAATAACGTAATAGAAAATGTAAGGGCAACGGCATTACTTGGTGCAGAAATAATCTTTATGCCTCATGTAACGATGTGTACACCATCTCCTCGCCCTGGTGCAGGGTTTGTAGATGCGGAGCTTTGGAAAGAAAAAGACAAAAATGCTGCCGTACTAAGATCGGAATTTGATGGTGATAAAGGGCGAAACTGGCTGATGAAATGGCTTCCTGCGCGCGCTTATGATAATGGAATTTATGCGGTTTTTTGTAATCCGATAGGCATGGATGATGACCAATTAAAAAATGGCTGCTCGATGATCATAAATCCTTTCGGAGAAATTGTAGCTGAATGCAGAACAATGGAAAATGAATTTATCGTTGCTGAACTGTGTAAGGATGGATTAGAAATGTCAGGTGGCTTTCGATATAAAAATGCTAGAAGACCAGATCTCTATGGAGAAATTTTAGCCTCACCACACACACCAGACCAACAAGTTGCCTGGTTGAAAAAATAA